The Ziziphus jujuba cultivar Dongzao chromosome 1, ASM3175591v1 genome segment TGCAATAACAAGCATAAATGTTAACTAACAAATTTGCCAGAAATAACAAGACGGAGAAGGTAGATCACCTTTGATATTAATATAAGTTTAATCAAACGGTACCAAAAAGAAATCTTTATGGTCTTGTGATGGCAAACttgaccccaaaaaacaaaGTCCATGGATAGATGTAATAGGGCTAACATGGATAAGCTTCCAATCCTTCTTCTATAACCCTTGaacaattcaaattaattaactttcCTCCTAgaaccttttttttcccctaataacaattttatttattctttaattaCTAAAAGGCAAACATTTGTGTTCTCTACTAGCTAGGTTCCAGGTTCCAATTCTTccctattaaaaaaattaaccatttaTCCAGATGGTTTTTCCTTAACTTTTGTCAATAGTTTATACACTTGTTAATTTAGTCTCGCTTTGTTATTTCTAATGAGAGCTACAGTGTTTGAATATAATgtcttaaataaattttcttctaGGGCATTTTTATGCTTCATAACAAATAGCTAACATATAAGTTGTATCAGAGCAAAATAAAGACAGTTCAAAAACCAGAACAAAttataaaggaaaagaaagattttCTTCCTCATCATTCAACtgcttattaatttaaaacttgGTAACTATACATCCATTGTTACATATCAATTCTCTTTGCATTTGGTTGGAAGAGGATCTCCACATAGTGATGGATTCCCCTCAAAAATCGATGCATCTTGGAATTTTGGAAGTGGGGGTATTCTTCCTTGCAGATCATTGTATGACAAGTTTAATTTTGTCAAGGAAGTCACGGAAGACAAGCTCTGAGGAATTTGTCCTGAAAGATGGTTATGTGATAGATCAAGTGTTTGTAGATATTCCAAATTTGCAATCTCCTTTGGAATGCTTCCACTTATATAATTCCTTGATAAATTCAAGCTTTGCAATGCAGAAAGACTTGTCATCTCACTAGGTAACTTTCCTGTCAAGTTATTTCCTGAAAGGTTGATGCTGTTGGCATTAGCAATGATGCTACTATAATCAGGCTCTCTTCCTTTCAGAACAGACCAAATTTGTCCCACAAAAGCCTGGCTGCTAATATTAACATTCACAAAGGCTGTCAAGTTTTGTAAGCAATTAGGAATCACCCCTGAAAATTCATTGTCAGAGAGGTCTAATATGCGAAGATTTAGAAGATTGCACAACTCTTCTGGTACATGTCCACCAAACTTGTTTGAGTGGATTTTCAACATGAAAAGTGAAGCTTCTCTCCTTCCTATCCACGATGGAAGATTCCCTGTGAATCTATTCTTGCAAAGATCGATGCTAGTTAAGCCTGAGCAGTTCTGCAACGAAGAAGGAATTTCCCCACTGAATTTGTTGTTTCCTAACATGAGAATGGTGAGGGAAGGAAGGAAACCCATTGAAGTTGGGATAGGACCAGATAAGCTATTGTTGGTTACATCCACCGCCCATAAAGTCAAGGAATGGAACCAACAGTTAGGAAGTTCACCAGTTAAGTGATTGTTCCTGAGAGCAAGAACTTGCAAACTAGCTATATCACATAGTGATGAAGGAATTCCACCAGATAGATGGTTCCAAGAAAGATATAGCTTCTCTAATCTCGGCATTTGCTGGCCAAAATTTTCTGGAATagatccagaaaataaattgtcATGAAGAAAAATCTGGCTTGCATTGGTGGAGAAAAGTGGGACGGGGCCATCAAAGTGATTGGAACTCAAATCAATAGCATTTAGTTTTGGACATACAAATTCCTGTGGTAACTTCCcttttatctggttttttgaTAAATCTAATAAGACCAGTTGAGAAGATAATCTGGTAAACCATGATTCTGGTATGGTATCTGAGATCCCAGCACTTACGAGGCTAACAGTGGAAAGCTCACTCTGAGCTTGAAGCCACCTGGGAAACTTTGGACCTACTCTGCAGTTCTGTAGTCTAATAGCAATGAGGCTGAAAGGAGGAACCCACTGGTAAGGCACATCGAAAACAAGGGACTTTGTTGGTTCTGTAGTAAGCCAAAGATTTTCTAAGTTTGTGAGATTCATCAAGTGAGATTCTGTAACAACTCCTACCCAGGAATTGGATTTAAGGTCTAGATTAACAAGATTAGAGAGTTTCCCAATACCTTTTGGAATTGTCCCATTCATCTCATTGTAAGAGAGATCTAATACTCTCATTTCAGACAGTGTTCTAACGGATGCAGGAATTGAACCCCAAAAGGAGTTGCCAGAAAGGATTAGATGCTGCAAACTTCTAAGATTTCCTAAGGACTCAGGCAAAAAACCTTCCAAAGAGTTGGAGCTTAAATCTATGGATACTAAGCTACTTTTCGGGAAAGCTTTGAACCGGTCTAAGAAGTCATGAATCTTACCACTGAAATTATTTCCTGAAAGGTCTAATATCTGCAACTTGCTAAGGTTTCCAAGAAATCTAGGAATCTGACCCTCAAGGTATAAATTAGCTGCTAAATCAAGGACTTCAAGAGAATTTAAGTTCGTAACTTCGCTTGGAATGGGACCGTTGAAGAAGTTCCATACCAAATGAAGTTTGGTAAGGCTTGTAAGATTGAACAACCAGAGAGGCATAGGAGAGCCAAATGAATTATCTGATAGATCAAGGACTGAAAGTGATGTGAAGTTAAGAATTGGAAAGGACTGTGGAAGGCCTTGGAGTCCACAAAAGCGCAACTTTAACTCTACTAAAGAAGAAAGCAAATTGACTTGTGGCAGCCAATTTGCACCAACCTTATCGAGTTTCACAAATCCCAGGTTGAggctttttaaggaaaaaagacCTGAGAGCCATTGAAGATTCTCTGACTGTAAGTCCCAAGTGCCTGTAGTGCTAAAGGAATCTGCATATAAATCAAGATACTCCAAGCTTGACAAGTTTCCAAGATGGGGTGGAATTTCCCCAGAAAATGAAGCAAAAGAAAGATTGAGGTACCTCAAACTTTTTATCTCACCAAAAAAGTTTGGAATCTGAATACCTTCAAAATCATTCAAGCTGAGATCTAAATCactcaaattttgcaaacgAGCCAAAGAGACCTCAATCTTACCACCCAAACAAGACCTCTTATAAGCTTCTGAGTCAAACTCTCCACCATTGAAAAACTTGTAAGGATTTCTGAGGTCGATCTTTGTTACATGGCCAGTCTGATCACTGCACTCAATTCCATACCATTTGCAGCAATCTGTACCACCCCAGGAAGAAAGCCTACTAGAAGGGTCAGTGAGACCTTTCTTGAAGTCCAGCAGTGCCTCTCTCTCGGTCCCTTTGCATGTGATAGGGAGACGATCATCAACAGTTGAGCATAGCTTCGCAGTAGTGTCTAAATGTGACAgagcaagaaaggaaaaaggcaGAAATTGAAGGATGATGATCAAGTTGAAGTGGACACTGCTCATCATCATATTCATATTGCAGTATAAGCTAGCTGGCAAAGATCAATACAATTCATACATGAATTttgtatgtgtatgtgtatatatatggagattTGAGGTGGAGTTAAAGTATAAATTAATCATGATATTGTAGAAAAATCTCCATTCCGATCTGTAAATGACCGAATTCTGGGATAGTATACTCGAGTTAGTGCTTCCATTAAGCTGGTGGCATTCACAATAATCACATGACTATTAATTTGTTCTTAGCTGAGATATTTTATTTGGCTCATTTATTGTGT includes the following:
- the LOC112491094 gene encoding receptor-like protein EIX1 is translated as MNMMMSSVHFNLIIILQFLPFSFLALSHLDTTAKLCSTVDDRLPITCKGTEREALLDFKKGLTDPSSRLSSWGGTDCCKWYGIECSDQTGHVTKIDLRNPYKFFNGGEFDSEAYKRSCLGGKIEVSLARLQNLSDLDLSLNDFEGIQIPNFFGEIKSLRYLNLSFASFSGEIPPHLGNLSSLEYLDLYADSFSTTGTWDLQSENLQWLSGLFSLKSLNLGFVKLDKVGANWLPQVNLLSSLVELKLRFCGLQGLPQSFPILNFTSLSVLDLSDNSFGSPMPLWLFNLTSLTKLHLVWNFFNGPIPSEVTNLNSLEVLDLAANLYLEGQIPRFLGNLSKLQILDLSGNNFSGKIHDFLDRFKAFPKSSLVSIDLSSNSLEGFLPESLGNLRSLQHLILSGNSFWGSIPASVRTLSEMRVLDLSYNEMNGTIPKGIGKLSNLVNLDLKSNSWVGVVTESHLMNLTNLENLWLTTEPTKSLVFDVPYQWVPPFSLIAIRLQNCRVGPKFPRWLQAQSELSTVSLVSAGISDTIPESWFTRLSSQLVLLDLSKNQIKGKLPQEFVCPKLNAIDLSSNHFDGPVPLFSTNASQIFLHDNLFSGSIPENFGQQMPRLEKLYLSWNHLSGGIPSSLCDIASLQVLALRNNHLTGELPNCWFHSLTLWAVDVTNNSLSGPIPTSMGFLPSLTILMLGNNKFSGEIPSSLQNCSGLTSIDLCKNRFTGNLPSWIGRREASLFMLKIHSNKFGGHVPEELCNLLNLRILDLSDNEFSGVIPNCLQNLTAFVNVNISSQAFVGQIWSVLKGREPDYSSIIANANSINLSGNNLTGKLPSEMTSLSALQSLNLSRNYISGSIPKEIANLEYLQTLDLSHNHLSGQIPQSLSSVTSLTKLNLSYNDLQGRIPPLPKFQDASIFEGNPSLCGDPLPTKCKEN